Genomic DNA from Oryzomonas sagensis:
AGAGGGAGAAGTTGATGATGACCGGCCAGATCACGATGAGGAAGAACAGGGCGCCGACGCAAAAGGTTATCGTGGCTGCGGTGATGAAGGGGATCACCATGCGCCGTTCCTTGCGGGTGAGCCCCGGCGCGATGAACATCCAGAGTTGCAGGAAGACCACCGGCAGGACCAGCACGAACCCGAGCAGCATGGAGATCTTGCACTGGATGAAGAACGGCTCCAGGGGGGCGCTGTAGTTGAGCGGGCGTTTCTTCTCCGGGGCGTTGATCTCCTGGTCCAGCTTGTAGCGGGTATAGAGTTGGGGGGCGCGTTCCTTGACCTTGGCATAGACCATCTTCTTGATCTCGGTCAGGTAGGTCTTGCCGGTCAGGGGCTTTTCCACGAAGGTGAGGACCGGGCCGGAGAAATTCCAGGCCACGCCCATGCCGATAACCACGGCGACGACGATGATTACCAGCCGCTTGCGCAGTTCAACCAGATGTTCAATAAAGGGGGCAACTTTTTCTTTGTCATCGCTCATGGGGTTCTTTCCTACCACAGGGCCACGCGGTTGCGCAACCGCTTTTTGCCGGGCGGGCCGGGCGTCAGGCCGACCCGCGGATGCCGGTAAACCTGGTTACGACTCTTTCTGGGGGGGAAGCTCGGCGGTATCCTTGCCGTCGGCGGCCTTCCTGAAGTTGCTGATGGCCTTGCCGAAGGAAGTGCCGATTTGCGGCAGTTTCCCCACGCCGAATACCAGCATCACGATGGCCGCGATAATAATCAATTCCGGGGTGCCAAAACCAAACATAATCTGTGATCTCCTTTGTATCGGTTCATTACGGCGCAGAAGGCCCCTGGAGAAAGGAGGAATAGCTCCATGGGCCTTCGTGCTGCACGGATTTTTCCGGGGCGGCGGCCTTGTCCCCGGTTGGGCGGACGCCTCTGTC
This window encodes:
- the tatC gene encoding twin-arginine translocase subunit TatC yields the protein MSDDKEKVAPFIEHLVELRKRLVIIVVAVVIGMGVAWNFSGPVLTFVEKPLTGKTYLTEIKKMVYAKVKERAPQLYTRYKLDQEINAPEKKRPLNYSAPLEPFFIQCKISMLLGFVLVLPVVFLQLWMFIAPGLTRKERRMVIPFITAATITFCVGALFFLIVIWPVIINFSLSYEAEGLQSWFNISAYINFCLRLILIFGLIFELPILTLILSRFGIVSYKILAPKRKYALLASAIVAAFHADLITMFVIMLPMYMMYEISIWVALIFGKKKVTAPPEPEGETI
- a CDS encoding twin-arginine translocase TatA/TatE family subunit, translating into MFGFGTPELIIIAAIVMLVFGVGKLPQIGTSFGKAISNFRKAADGKDTAELPPQKES